One window from the genome of Nicotiana sylvestris chromosome 9, ASM39365v2, whole genome shotgun sequence encodes:
- the LOC138877302 gene encoding uncharacterized protein: MTHKVSAIVHSMAPKLEDPGTFTIPCTIGSADFAKASYDLGESINLMPYSIFKTLRIGQPRPTSMRLQMADRTMKRTLGKALVDVEAGELTFRVSDKKVVFHVCKSMTQWNINEFCSFVDLVTDVIIDETSVVINVDDTLEADLLNCCDEAMEDYVA, translated from the exons atgacacataaagtgagtgcaattgtgcactcaatggctcctaAATTGGAAGATCCCGGCACTTTCACTATCCCTTGTACCATTGGGAGCGCCGACTTTGCCAAAGCTTCATATGATCTTGGggaaagtatcaatttgatgccctactcgattTTCAAAACTTTAAGGATTGGTCAACCAAGACCCACGtctatgaggttgcaaatggcagaTCGTACAATGAAGAGAACGTTGG GAAAGGCTCTTGTTGATGTGGAAGCCGGTGAGCTCACTTTTCGGGTGAGTGATAAAAAGGTGGttttccatgtgtgcaaatctatgacgCAATGGAATATAAATGAATTTTGTTCATTTGTGGATTTGGTGACCGATGTGATTATTGATGAAACAAGTGTCGTAATAAATGTGGATGATACTTTGGAGGCCGATTTGCTCAATTGTTGTGATGAAGCAATGGAGGATTACGTGGCGTGA